The following are from one region of the Algiphilus sp. genome:
- a CDS encoding acyl-CoA dehydrogenase family protein yields the protein MDNELELFRDNVRRFLEEEVAPNYDQWEREEILPRSLWERMGDAGLLCVDMPEEYGGAGAPFAFTCAVIEEVARAGYGALASNLSVHSDIAAPYILHLGSDAQKAHYLPRMAAGQCVGAIAMTEPGAGSDLQGARTRAQTDGDGYRINGQKTFITNGQHANVIVTFTKTDPDAGSRGTTLFLVDSEMPGFSRGRNLEKIGQHAADTSELFFADVAVPADAVLGRVGNGFGHLMDELPRERLVLAVSAVAAAEGMLDLTIDYVRERKAFGKPLSAQQNTRFEIARMKTDVEVHRAYLEQCKQRFADGDFDVAGAAMAKYTTTEMQCRVADGCLQLFGGYGYMREYPIARHYVDARVQRIYGGTSEIMKEIVARSLL from the coding sequence ATGGACAACGAGCTGGAACTGTTCCGCGACAACGTGCGCCGCTTCCTGGAGGAGGAGGTGGCCCCGAACTACGATCAGTGGGAGCGTGAGGAGATCCTGCCGCGCTCGCTCTGGGAGCGCATGGGCGATGCCGGGCTGCTGTGCGTCGACATGCCCGAGGAGTACGGCGGGGCCGGGGCGCCCTTCGCATTCACCTGCGCGGTCATTGAGGAGGTGGCGCGCGCCGGCTACGGCGCGCTGGCGTCGAATCTGTCGGTGCATTCGGACATCGCGGCGCCGTACATCCTGCATCTCGGAAGTGACGCCCAGAAGGCCCACTATCTCCCGAGGATGGCGGCCGGGCAGTGCGTGGGCGCCATCGCCATGACCGAGCCCGGCGCCGGCTCGGACCTGCAGGGCGCGCGGACCCGCGCGCAGACCGACGGCGACGGCTATCGCATCAACGGCCAGAAGACCTTCATCACCAATGGCCAGCACGCCAACGTCATTGTCACCTTCACCAAGACGGACCCCGATGCGGGCTCGCGCGGCACGACGCTGTTCCTGGTCGACTCGGAGATGCCCGGCTTCTCCCGCGGTCGCAACCTGGAGAAGATCGGGCAGCACGCCGCCGATACCTCCGAGCTCTTCTTCGCCGACGTTGCGGTGCCGGCCGACGCCGTGCTGGGTCGCGTCGGCAACGGCTTCGGGCATCTGATGGACGAGCTGCCGCGCGAGCGGCTCGTCCTCGCGGTATCGGCGGTGGCGGCGGCTGAGGGCATGCTCGATCTCACCATCGACTACGTCCGCGAGCGCAAGGCCTTTGGAAAGCCGCTCTCCGCGCAGCAGAACACGCGCTTCGAGATCGCGCGCATGAAGACCGACGTCGAGGTCCACCGCGCCTATCTCGAACAGTGCAAGCAGCGCTTCGCCGACGGCGACTTCGATGTCGCCGGGGCCGCCATGGCGAAGTACACCACCACCGAGATGCAGTGTCGCGTGGCCGATGGCTGCCTGCAGCTGTTCGGCGGCTACGGCTACATGCGCGAATACCCGATCGCCCGGCACTACGTGGACGCGCGCGTGCAGCGCATCTACGGCGGTACCTCCGAGATCATGAAGGAGATCGTCGCGCGCTCGCTGCTGTAG
- a CDS encoding dienelactone hydrolase family protein, with protein sequence MPTNHEFTRPDGKTAPAYYIEPAAGADAPGVVVIQEWWGINDQIERVANRLAEAGFRALVPDLYRGDKALDAAEAEHKMTGLDFGDAATQDVRGAVQHLKSAGGRVGTMGFCMGGVLSFLGAMHAPELDAAVAWYGMPPEEAGDPGTIRIPVQGHFGTQDQMFPTDAVNAFEAKLEAAGVTHEFHHYDAPHAFGNEDWDYYDADCAKLAWERSLAFLDKHLR encoded by the coding sequence ATGCCAACGAATCACGAGTTCACCCGCCCGGACGGCAAGACGGCGCCGGCCTACTACATCGAGCCCGCCGCCGGCGCGGACGCGCCGGGTGTGGTGGTGATCCAGGAGTGGTGGGGCATCAACGACCAGATCGAGCGCGTCGCCAATCGCCTCGCCGAGGCCGGCTTCCGCGCGCTGGTCCCCGACCTGTACCGCGGCGACAAGGCGCTGGATGCCGCCGAGGCCGAGCACAAGATGACCGGCCTCGACTTCGGCGACGCCGCCACGCAGGACGTGCGCGGCGCCGTCCAGCACCTCAAGTCCGCCGGCGGCAGGGTGGGCACCATGGGCTTCTGCATGGGTGGCGTGCTGTCCTTCCTGGGCGCCATGCACGCTCCCGAGCTCGATGCCGCGGTGGCCTGGTACGGCATGCCGCCGGAGGAAGCCGGTGACCCGGGCACCATCCGGATTCCGGTACAGGGCCATTTCGGCACCCAGGACCAGATGTTCCCCACCGACGCCGTCAATGCCTTCGAGGCCAAACTCGAGGCGGCCGGCGTGACCCACGAGTTCCACCACTACGACGCACCGCACGCCTTCGGCAACGAGGACTGGGACTACTACGACGCCGACTGCGCGAAGCTGGCCTGGGAACGCAGCCTGGCCTTCCTCGACAAGCACCTGCGCTAG
- a CDS encoding aspartyl/asparaginyl beta-hydroxylase domain-containing protein, translated as MWDELALVAAASFALGSMAYVYTLRGNVQYDTLRQYLRKGWPIFAPINCLLYLASRPRARGAILDPDRYPELDALRDNWEVIRDEAVALHRARHLEATCQPDSNAYYDIGFRTFYKYGWRKFYLNWYGTTQPSALEHCPRTVALLEGMRSVNGAMFSMLPSGGQLTRHSDPAACSLRYHLGLATPNDNGCFINIDGHDRSWRDGEVLIFDETYLHYARNDCGGDRLILMCDIDRPVSFVGWPINAFYKWLMRQTLVPNMAGDRRGLANRIFAGIAPQLKRSKQLKASNYRAYLALKYSVNMLLLLLAAALAWGAIKLVLAFTGLG; from the coding sequence ATGTGGGACGAGCTCGCCCTCGTCGCGGCCGCCAGCTTCGCGCTCGGCTCGATGGCGTATGTATACACGCTGCGCGGCAATGTGCAGTACGACACGCTCCGGCAATACCTGCGCAAGGGCTGGCCGATCTTCGCGCCGATCAACTGCCTGCTCTACCTCGCCTCCCGACCGCGGGCGCGCGGCGCGATCCTCGACCCGGACCGCTACCCCGAGCTCGACGCGCTGCGCGACAACTGGGAAGTGATCCGCGACGAGGCGGTCGCGCTCCATCGCGCACGACACCTGGAGGCGACCTGCCAGCCGGACTCGAACGCCTACTACGACATCGGCTTCCGCACCTTCTACAAGTACGGCTGGCGCAAGTTCTACCTCAACTGGTACGGCACGACGCAGCCCTCCGCGCTGGAGCACTGCCCGCGCACGGTGGCGCTGCTCGAGGGCATGCGCTCGGTCAACGGCGCCATGTTCTCGATGCTCCCGTCCGGCGGTCAGCTCACCCGCCATTCCGATCCGGCCGCGTGCTCGCTGCGTTATCACCTCGGTCTCGCCACCCCGAACGACAACGGCTGCTTCATCAACATCGACGGGCACGATCGCAGCTGGCGCGACGGCGAGGTGCTGATCTTCGACGAGACCTACCTGCACTACGCGCGCAACGACTGCGGCGGCGACCGCCTGATCCTGATGTGCGACATCGACCGCCCGGTGTCCTTCGTCGGCTGGCCGATCAACGCCTTCTACAAGTGGCTGATGCGCCAGACGCTGGTGCCGAACATGGCCGGTGACCGGCGCGGTCTCGCCAACCGGATATTTGCCGGCATCGCGCCGCAGCTCAAGCGCTCCAAGCAGCTCAAGGCGTCGAACTACCGCGCCTATCTGGCGCTCAAGTACAGCGTCAACATGCTCCTGCTGCTGCTCGCCGCCGCGCTGGCCTGGGGCGCGATCAAGCTCGTGCTGGCATTCACCGGGCTCGGCTGA
- the glpQ gene encoding glycerophosphodiester phosphodiesterase, protein MARAPRGGWRLRLAGFVLAAATAGPLVAGEQPARLPDEQVVIAHRGASGHLPEHTLAGYALAHAMGADYIEPDLVMTGDGVLIALHDIHLEATTDVEERFPDRARDDGRWYAADFTLAEIGTLSVHERTGADGTPVYPERFRGGTDGFRVPTFEAVLALVASLNRTTGCAVGVYPELKRPDFHAAEGLPLEAPFLAVLDAYGYRGRDAPIIVQSFHPDSLERLRFEHETGLRLVQLIADAPVHAPLRTPRGLDAIATYADGIGPAKTLITASDGSLVRQARERGLSVHPYTFRADDVGDGFDSLEAELARFLFDYGVDGIFTDHPEVAARLLGTRARADRAPACRQARPG, encoded by the coding sequence GTGGCACGCGCCCCGCGCGGCGGGTGGCGGCTCCGGCTGGCGGGCTTTGTGCTCGCGGCCGCCACCGCCGGCCCGCTCGTCGCGGGCGAGCAGCCGGCACGGCTCCCGGATGAGCAGGTGGTCATCGCCCATCGCGGCGCCAGCGGCCACCTGCCCGAGCACACGCTGGCCGGCTACGCGCTGGCCCACGCCATGGGTGCCGACTACATCGAGCCGGATCTGGTGATGACCGGCGACGGCGTGCTGATTGCGCTGCACGATATCCATCTCGAAGCCACCACCGATGTCGAGGAGCGGTTCCCGGACCGCGCCCGCGACGACGGCCGCTGGTACGCGGCGGACTTCACGCTGGCGGAGATCGGGACCCTCTCGGTCCACGAGCGCACCGGCGCCGACGGCACGCCGGTGTACCCGGAGCGATTCCGCGGCGGGACCGACGGTTTCCGCGTGCCGACCTTCGAGGCCGTGCTCGCGCTGGTCGCGAGCCTGAACCGCACCACCGGCTGTGCGGTCGGCGTCTACCCCGAGCTCAAGCGCCCCGACTTCCACGCCGCCGAGGGCCTGCCCCTGGAGGCGCCCTTCCTGGCCGTGCTGGATGCTTACGGCTACCGCGGCCGCGATGCCCCGATCATCGTGCAGAGCTTCCATCCGGACAGCCTCGAGCGCCTGCGCTTCGAGCACGAGACCGGGCTGCGGCTGGTCCAGCTCATCGCCGATGCGCCCGTCCACGCGCCCCTGCGTACCCCGCGGGGACTCGACGCCATCGCCACCTATGCCGACGGCATCGGCCCCGCCAAGACGCTGATCACGGCATCGGACGGCAGCCTGGTACGGCAGGCGCGGGAACGCGGCCTGAGCGTGCACCCGTATACCTTCCGCGCCGACGACGTCGGCGACGGCTTTGACAGCCTGGAGGCCGAACTCGCGCGCTTCCTGTTCGACTACGGGGTCGACGGCATTTTCACGGACCACCCGGAGGTGGCGGCGAGGCTACTCGGAACGCGGGCGCGTGCCGACCGCGCCCCCGCGTGCCGGCAGGCGCGCCCCGGCTGA